A window from Chiloscyllium punctatum isolate Juve2018m chromosome 3, sChiPun1.3, whole genome shotgun sequence encodes these proteins:
- the LOC140458826 gene encoding gap junction beta-7 protein-like: MSWGLLRDVLSGVNKYSTVVGRIWLSVMFIFRVLIYVVAAERVWNDEQKEFTCNSRQVGCENVCFDHFFPVSHARLWALQLILVSTPSLLVVMHVGYREHREKKYKKKLYKDKGNIDGGLWWTYFFSLVFKTGVEFTFLFVLAWMYEGFIIPHLLKCEIKPCPNVVDCFVSRPTEKTIFLYCMVVSSAVCILLNICEMTYLIIKHCRNICEKRSIKQAKRLKCGCDSSELKQAQRKGLRNGTLRSSVSMCTL, from the coding sequence ATGAGCTGGGGTTTACTCCGTGATGTTTTGAGTGGAGTGAATAAGTACTCCACCGTTGTGGGGAGAATCTGGTTGAGTGTTATGTTCATATTCCGAGTCCTTATCTATGTGGTGGCTGCAGAACGTGTCTGGAATGATGAACAGAAGGAGTTTACCTGCAACTCGAGGCAAGTTGGTTGTGAGAATGTATGTTTCGACCACTTCTTTCCAGTGTCACATGCAAGACTTTGGGCACTGCAACTTATCTTGGTTTCCACCCCTTCTCTTCTGGTTGTCATGCACGTAGGTTACAGGGAACACCGCGAGAAGAAGTACAAAAAAAAGCTGTATAAAGACAAAGGGAACATAGATGGGGGCCTGTGGTGGACCTATTTCTTCAGCCTGGTGTTCAAAACAGGAGTTGAGTTCACCTTCCTGTTTGTGCTGGCATGGATGTACGAAGGGTTTATTATTCCTCACCTTTTAAAGTGTGAGATCAAGCCTTGCCCCAATGTGGTGGATTGTTTTGTTAGTCGGCCAACAGAAAAGACCATCTTCCTCTACTGTATGGTGGTCTCCTCAGCTGTGTGCATACTGCTAAACATCTGTGAGATGACCTACCTCATCATAAAACACTGTAGAAACATCTGTGAAAAGAGATCTATCAAACAGGCGAAGCGGTTGAAATGTGGATGTGATTCTTCAGAATTGAAGCAAGCTCAACGAAAAGGACTTAGAAACGGCACTCTGAGGTCTTCTGTAAGTATGTGCACATTGTAA